Proteins encoded by one window of Kribbella flavida DSM 17836:
- a CDS encoding oxidoreductase C-terminal domain-containing protein, which translates to MRWRCGSRCWRRRLWSSWGRLPGVGDGGGCSPARVRGEAGRSGAVQLGVELADGCVLKADVVLVAVGSRPATGWLESSGLPCGDGVLCDEAPDGVHAAGDVARWTSRRFGTSLRLERRFNATEQALCAARRILGQEVLFDPVPYFWTDQYGAKLQVYGVVPPDARLVVVQGDPDEGKFLAHYVSDGRVTAVLGWNLPRGCAPHGRY; encoded by the coding sequence ATGCGGTGGCGCTGCGGAAGTCGTTGCTGGAGGCGTCGTCTGTGGTCGTCGTGGGGCCGGCTTCCTGGGGTCGGAGACGGCGGCGGCTGCTCGCCAGCTCGGGTGCGAGGTGAGGCTGGTCGATCTGGGGCTGTGCAGCTCGGGGTTGAGCTGGCGGACGGGTGTGTCCTGAAGGCTGACGTTGTGCTGGTCGCAGTCGGCTCCAGGCCTGCGACCGGGTGGCTGGAGTCGTCCGGACTGCCGTGTGGCGATGGTGTGCTCTGCGATGAGGCGCCTGACGGCGTCCATGCCGCGGGTGATGTCGCTCGGTGGACCAGTCGGCGCTTCGGGACGTCGCTGCGGCTGGAGCGCCGGTTCAACGCGACCGAGCAGGCGCTGTGCGCAGCCCGGCGAATCCTGGGGCAGGAGGTCTTGTTCGACCCGGTGCCGTACTTCTGGACCGACCAGTACGGCGCCAAGCTCCAGGTGTACGGCGTGGTGCCGCCGGACGCGCGGTTGGTGGTCGTCCAGGGCGATCCGGACGAAGGGAAGTTCTTGGCGCACTACGTCTCCGACGGCCGGGTGACCGCCGTCCTGGGCTGGAACCTGCCGCGGGGGTGCGCGCCGCACGGTCGCTACTGA
- a CDS encoding FAD-dependent oxidoreductase, whose amino-acid sequence MDLGEWVVELSTGEQHEYDHLVIATGVQPVQLSDGHHLAGVHVLRTLDDAVALRKSLLEASSVVVVGPASWGRRRRRLLASSGAR is encoded by the coding sequence ATGGATCTCGGTGAGTGGGTGGTGGAGTTGTCGACCGGGGAGCAGCACGAGTACGACCACCTGGTGATCGCCACTGGCGTGCAGCCGGTTCAGCTGAGCGATGGGCATCACCTGGCCGGCGTACATGTGCTGCGGACGCTGGACGATGCGGTGGCGCTGCGGAAGTCGTTGCTGGAGGCGTCGTCTGTGGTCGTCGTGGGGCCGGCTTCCTGGGGTCGGAGACGGCGGCGGCTGCTCGCCAGCTCGGGTGCGAGGTGA
- a CDS encoding FAD-dependent oxidoreductase — MERVVVVGASAAGSTTAQTLRREGFTGAITVIGDEPHLPYDRPPLSKQVLLGSWPVERTSFGPSTAYSEQGIDLVLGG; from the coding sequence ATGGAACGCGTTGTCGTCGTCGGAGCCTCAGCCGCGGGCTCCACGACCGCCCAGACGCTGCGCCGCGAGGGGTTCACCGGAGCGATCACGGTGATCGGCGACGAACCCCACCTGCCGTACGACCGGCCGCCGCTGTCGAAACAGGTCCTGCTCGGCAGCTGGCCGGTGGAGCGAACCAGCTTCGGCCCGAGTACGGCGTACTCGGAGCAGGGCATCGACCTGGTGCTCGGGGGCTGA
- a CDS encoding ferredoxin — translation MDVEIDQESCVAAGQCVLVAPEVFDQRDEDGVAILRRTPSADEYAATREAALLCPARAILLSE, via the coding sequence ATGGACGTCGAGATCGACCAGGAGAGCTGCGTCGCGGCCGGTCAGTGCGTGCTGGTGGCGCCGGAGGTGTTCGACCAGCGGGACGAGGACGGGGTCGCGATCCTGCGGCGCACGCCGTCGGCCGACGAGTACGCCGCCACCCGCGAGGCGGCGCTGCTCTGCCCGGCGCGGGCGATCCTGCTGAGCGAGTGA